From Anopheles darlingi chromosome 2, idAnoDarlMG_H_01, whole genome shotgun sequence, the proteins below share one genomic window:
- the LOC125952466 gene encoding LOW QUALITY PROTEIN: integral membrane protein DGCR2/IDD-like (The sequence of the model RefSeq protein was modified relative to this genomic sequence to represent the inferred CDS: substituted 1 base at 1 genomic stop codon), whose product MIPVVGTSSKKQTQKSSSGRWLFYGFMLLHQFQLSFGAYGTVVTQPGECRDVNGKKVEQDSHYVPPGSDTCRLCVCDNGHPKACKAVLCSPPHDCKSFQIGSSCCEFICLDDTLGNTPDKTYDIGMXLVASGVIATFSLTLLFFVISRLRHRKSRAQECREVIDDPVQRNIANNVGYLNGSIGYIGSGTMNMDYSYVDHSVAPHYQLWKPPGAYYSRGEAPPPYEEAIAITSNEPLGSCTVSAVDKDRIAWFSTIPASSSSDDDEKPNRRELIGASTKT is encoded by the exons ATGATTCCTGTGGTTGGAACGTCTTCTAAAAAACAAACTCAGAAAAGCTCTAGCGGGCGATGGCTCTTCTATGGTTTTATGCTGTTGCATCAATTTCAATTGTCTTTCG GAGCATATGGGACCGTAGTCACTCAGCCAGGAGAATGTCGGGATGTAAATGGCAAGAAAGTAGAACAAG ACTCGCATTATGTCCCACCAGGATCTGACACCTGccgattgtgtgtttgtgataaTGGTCATCCGAAAGCCTGTAAGGCCGTATTATGCTCTCCTCCACATGATTGTAAATCATTTCAGATTGGTAGTTCATGTTGTGAGTTTATATGTTTGGATGATACCCTCGGAAACACACCTGATAAAACATATGATATCGGCATGTGACTAGTGGCCAGCGGAGTGATTGCTACTTTCTCACTTACGCTGCTGTTCTTTGTCATTAGTCGTTTGCGTCATCGTAAAAGTcgtgctcaagaatgtcgggaAGTAATTGATGATCCCGTACAACGAAATATTGCGAACAACGTGGGATATTTGAATGGAAGCATAGGATACATTGGCAGTGGCACAATGAACATGGACTACTCCTATGTTGATCATTCAGTGGCGCCACATTATCAGCTATGGAAGCCTCCCGGCGCATACTACAGCCGTGGGGAAGCTCCTCCACCCTATGAGGAAGCAATTGCAATCACTAGCAACGAACCTTTGGGCTCCTGTACTGTGAG CGCAGTGGATAAAGATCGGATTGCATGGTTTTCAACAATACCGGCCAGTTCTTcatccgatgatgacgaa AAGCCAAATCGTCGTGAATTGATAGGAGCATCAACAAAAACCTAG
- the LOC125959317 gene encoding serine/threonine-protein kinase PLK4-like, which yields MKIYFGDRIEDYEVYEVLGKGGFATVYRAKCLRSGIFVAIKMINKNATQSSGLTNRVRQEVYIHSKLKHPSVLELYTYFEDATFVYLVLELATNGELQQYLRARNSPFNDYEAALVMRQVVEGVLYLHSQNILHRDISLSNLLLSTNMTVKIADFGLATELNRADEKHLTLCGTPNFISPEVVSRASHGLPADVWGLGCMLYTLLVGKPPFDTNGVKSTLTRVVISNYIIPANIAPDASDLIEGLLKKNPSERIALNDVLAHPFMKRCDPCVGNVGPSRYRVGTSAADSGIGAISCAAAENSELFLNRSPSATDEHKEPMPQHFAARPTDSQVFGSNAKRTQPQVSLLSKFNSIELMEKYNINKAEITGQDADKVHHSGSYRPVSKHTVEYEITPQQSVQKSNTLECLKLQTPAMFSVASSSNNRNGMAADEKQMHNFASGRHQLPPPLNTARLLPDRHRTKHVILSITSTEGEVVLEFLKPKGRLQEDRVVAVCRISSDGMRFLFYQPGGSRGIPIKDRPPDVPTHGTLCYTYDSLPEQHWKKYIYAARFVKMVKAKTPKITLYSDQAKCQLMETLEDYEAIFYDGYKMTQNSSDYVIKMFDTAGNVYRSTLGFPAGSEFWQKHFLETLKHCRNIDSTLSTIGTNGATFPVIIGRRPASNVFGIEDGRKMGEGKLVVQSSPATPMTHHSNTAMSSFAFSIQSEKRRGIPQISSETKRQHAAAVGTSELFSRESMQKYSDDRRPLLNVASNQDTGIPYLPSNLAGSYQYTHLQHVTNHQHLPLEMNENRKQMKNTNNEMSPAALLPLAYTSSQSSTPMGRLLR from the exons ATGAAAATCTATTTCGGCGATCGTATTGAG GACTACGAGGTTTATGAAGTGCTGGGAAAGGGTGGATTTGCAACAGTCTATCGCGCAAAATGTCTTCGATCAGGGATTTTTGTGGCTATTAAAATG ATCAACAAAAATGCTACACAGTCGTCTGGTTTGACGAACCGCGTACGGCAGGAAGTTTACATTCATTCAAAATTGAAACACCCATCCGTACTAGAGCTGTACACTTACTTCGAGGACGCTACGTTTGTGTATCTGGTACTGGAATTAGCCACCAATGGAGAACTCCAGCAGTACCTGCGCGCACGAAACTCTCCGTTCAATGATTATGAAGCGGCCCTTGTTATGCGACAAGTAGTTGAAGGAGTGCTTTATCTACATTCGCAAAACATTTTACATCGTGATATATCACTATCGAATCTTTTGTTGTCAACAAACATGACTGTTAAAATCGCAGATTTTGGCCTGGCCACAGAGTTGAATCGTGCGGACGAAAAGCATCTAACCTTGTGTGGAACACCTAACTTCATCTCACCAGAGGTAGTATCTCGAGCTTCCCATGGTTTGCCAGCGGACGTATGGGGACTGGGATGCATGCTTTACACATTGTTAGTCGGAAAACCCCCGTTCGACACAAATGGTGTAAAATCAACCCTGACACGGGTAGTCATTTCTAATTACATTATTCCTGCAAATATCGCTCCGGACGCTAGTGATCTCATCGAAGGATTACTGAAGAAAAATCCGTCGGAAAGGATTGCTCTGAACGATGTTCTAGCGCATCCTTTTATGAAACGTTGCGACCCATGTGTGGGAAACGTTGGTCCTTCGAGGTATAGAGTTGGAACATCAGCAGCTGATAGCGGAATAGGAGCGATATCGTGTGCAGCTGCAGAAAATTctgaattatttttaaatcgcTCACCCAGTGCAACTGATGAACATAAAGAACCTATGCCACAGCATTTCGctgcccgaccgaccgacagtcaAGTATTTGGATCGAATGCAAAACGGACACAACCGCAAGTATCCCTGCTTAGCAAGTTCAATAGTATAGAATTGATGGAAAAATATAACATTAACAAAGCCGAAATAACCGGTCAGGATGCCGATAAAGTGCATCATTCTGGATCGTATAGACCAGTTTCGAAACATACTGTGGAATACGAAATCACACCACAACAATCAGTACAAAAGTCAAATACTCTAGAATGTCTTAAACTACAAACTCCAGCTATGTTTTCG gTCGCTTCAAGTAGCAATAACCGAAACGGGATGGCAGCAGATGAGAAACAAATGCATAACTTTGCATCAGGACGTCATCAATTACCCCCGCCGCTTAATACAGCCCGACTACTGCCAGACCGTCACCGTACAAAGCATGTTATTCTCAGCATTACTTCGACTGAGGGAGAAGTAGTGCTAGAATTTCTGAAACCCAAAGGCCGATTACAAGAAGACCGCGTAGTAGCTGTTTGTAGAATTTCGTCCGATGGGAtgcgatttttattttaccaACCAGGTGGAAGCCGAGGAATTCCCATCAAGGATAGGCCGCCCGATGTACCGACGCATGGAACATTATGTTACACCTATGACAGTCTTCCAGAACAGCACTGGAAAAAGTACATCTACGCGGCGCGTTTTGTAAAGATGGTTAAAGCTAAAACGCCGAAAATTACCCTGTACAGTGATCAAGCAAAGTGTCAATTGATGGAAACTTTGGAAGATTATGAAGCAATATTCTATGATG GATATAAAATGACGCAAAATTCATCGGATTACGTTATAAAAATGTTTGATACAGCTGGTAATGTTTATCGGAGTACTTTGGGCTTTCCTGCTGGCAGTGAATTTTGGCAGAAGCATTTTCTTGAAACTCTCAAACATTGCCGCAACATCGATTCAACGCTTTCAACAATCGGTACCAATGGGGCCACTTTTCCCGTGATAATCGGTCGCCGCCCGGCATCCAATGTTTTTGGAATCGAAGACGGCAGGAAAATGGGAGAAGGGAAACTTGTAGTGCAATCTTCTCCGGCAACACCTATGACGCATCATAGCAATACTGCTATGAgttcttttgccttttctaTTCAATCGGAAAAACGAAGAGGAATTCCACAAATatcaagtgaaacaaaacggcagcatgcagcagcggTAGGAACTTCAGAACTTTTCTCTCGCGAATCTATGCAGAAGTACAGTGACGATAGAAGACCGCTTTTGAATGTTGCAAGCAACCAAGATACTGGGATTCCATATCTTCCATCGAATCTTGCAGGTTCATATCAATACACACATCTGCAGCATGTTACGAATCATCAACATCTGCCAttagaaatgaatgaaaatcgtaagcaaatgaaaaacacaaacaatgaaATGAGCCCAGCTGCACTTTTGCCGTTAGCATATACCAGCAGTCAGTCTTCAACCCCAATGGGTCGGTTGCTGAGGTAA
- the LOC125949986 gene encoding V-type proton ATPase subunit D 1 produces the protein MSSKDRIPIFPSRGAQMQMKARLAGAHKGHGLLKKKADALQMRFRMILSKIIETKTLMGEVMKEAAFSLAEAKFASGDFNQVVLQNVTKAQIKIRTKKDNVAGVTLPVFESYQDGSDTYELTGLAKGGQQLQKLKKNYQSAVKLLVELASLQTSFVTLDEVIKITNRRVNAIEHVIIPRIDRTLAYIISELDELEREEFYRLKKIQDKKRIAKKKAEETRAALLQEGIDVRNQANILDEGDDDILF, from the exons ATGTCGTCCAAGGATCGTATTCCTATTTTCCCTTCTCGTGG TGCTCAGATGCAAATGAAGGCCCGGTTGGCTGGTGCCCACAAGGGGCACGGATTGCTGAAGAAAAAGGCCGATGCACTTCAGATGCGTTTCCGTATGATCCTCAGCAAAATTATTGAG ACCAAAACGTTGATGGGCGAAGTAATGAAGGAAGCTGCCTTCTCTCTAGCAGAAGCAAAATTTGCATCAGGTGATTTCAATCAGGTTGTCCTGCAGAACGTCACCAAAGCCCAGATTAAGATACGTACTAAGAAAGATAATGTGGCCGGAGTGACGCTCCCTGTATTTGAGTCGTATCAAGACGGATCGGATACTTACGAACTTACCGGATTGGCCAAGGGAGGACAGCAGTTGCAGAAACTGAAGAAAAACTATCAGAGCGCTGTGAAACTTTTGGTGGAGCTGGCATCGCTGCAAACTTCATTCGTAACATTGGATGAAGTGATTAAAATTACGAACCGGCGTGTAAATGCCATCGAACATG TCATCATTCCAAGAATTGATCGTACCCTGGCGTACATTATTTCTGAGCTTGACGAGCTTGAGCGTGAAGAATTTTATCGTCTTAAGAAGATTCAA GATAAAAAACGTATTGCCAAGAAAAAGGCTGAAGAGACACGTGCAGCACTGTTGCAGGAAGGAATCGACGTCCGTAACCAGGCCAACATACTGGACGAAGGGGACGACGAcattcttttttaa
- the LOC125949983 gene encoding armadillo-like helical domain-containing protein 3: MASRKRSGSGSKRPKEKVVHFYEMMCRGEDLKRQGERQFWEEFFLLQPNMDVLESEMIKLNSEQYLVAKGNILQLFGECINMLSSNSPKRIHNALQTICVYIHVLTRKQSLTMISSATAAETNGIGPGAATTFISVCDVDEELRLLLSRLNETILCDDVADSPKDLCLKILLIIATGMDNVNENQLIEFIIGQNFFEAFKKVLSDSSLRASHGHDIVTLLTVLVNYRKHESSNPYIVELSLLADELALNGYGQVISCVLTMFCKQHLLNLTELPSSSSWFSSLSNIVGNMFISEELCYRSQQIRANNALLLALYEAIHLNRNFITTLAHTQADSTPPSPCNTLNSNEGTPDLSSAAIIDASHYSTNLFVALFQYCSIVMQDHKSELSAINLKLCLLILTCIAEDQYANSMMHDTNLTFKVSLHRAHMRHRKIASEKMSKPQPLATTLLDLLVEFVVSHLLKKFPIELYLLCIGIIHRIIVYQKRCRVRLAYQWKELWTAMISLLKFLIYQEQNLIKRCNFFELALQVVNILNLFITYGDTFLATTNSYDELYYELNREEKVFCELHALVLRYASLQDCEYKEDVIRLLNALSNILAIIKHFQFKIKEWLASQSLSTPTEQQILEQIQKNYDLTLKLQDSLDHYERYSERPKHVFFFANLVKEVMTDTRKSVYYLVKQSNKNNALECNTIISRSVSSGGLSSSTMPLSTESATLAEHN; this comes from the exons ATGGCTTCTCGCAAGCGCTCCGGCTCTGGATCGAAGAGGCCGAAAGAAAAAGTGGTGCATTTTTACGAAATGATGTGTCGCGGCGAGGATCTCAAGCGGCAAGGAGAGCGGCAGTTTTGGGAggagtttttccttctccaacCAAATATGGATGTGCTGGAATCCGAAATGATTAAGCTGAATTCCGAGCAATATTTGGTGGCAAAAGGCAACATTTTGCAACTATTCGGAGAATGTATCAATATGCTCTCATCAAACAGCCCCAAGCGCATTCATAACGCCCTACAGACGATATGCGTATATATTCATGTACTAACTCGCAAGCAATCTCTTACGATGATAAGCTCGGCTACCGCCGCGGAAACTAATGGAATTGGGCCAGGCGCAGCTACTACTTTTATTAGTGTGTGCGATGTAGATGAAGaattgcgattgctgctgagTCGTCTGAACGAAACTATACTGTGCGATGATGTCGCCGATAGTCCAAAGGACCTGTGTCTTAAAATTCTCTTGATCATTGCTACGGGCATGGATAATGTAAATGAAAATCAGCTTATAGAGTTCATTATTGGCCAGAACTTTTTCGAGGCTTTCAAAAAGGTGCTAAGCGATTCCTCTCTCCGTGCTTCCCATGGGCATGATATAGTTACACTACTGACGGTACTCGTTAATTATCGGAAACACGAAAGCAGCAACCCTTATATCGTAGAACTTTCGCTACTTGCCGATGAATTAGCATTAAACGG GTACGGACAAGTAATATCATGTGTACTGACCATGTTCTGCAAGCAGCATCTCCTGAACCTAACGGaacttccgtcgtcgtcgtcttggtttTCATCATTGTCCAACATTGTTGGGAACATGTTTATTTCTGAGGAACTCTGCTACAGAAGTCAGCAAATTAG AGCCAACAACGCGCTTCTTCTGGCTTTGTATGAAGCCATTCATCTAAATCGGAATTTCATAACTACCCTAGCCCACACACAAGCTGATTCAACGCCTCCATCACCATGTAACACGCTAAATTCTAACGAAGGAACTCCTGATTTATCATCTGCCGCAATTATTGATGCCTCTCACTACTCTACCAATTTATTCGTGGCCCTCTTTCAATATTG CTCGATTGTCATGCAGGACCATAAAAGTGAACTAAGCGCAATCAACTTGAAACTCTGTCTTCTGATTCTAACATGCATCGCAGAAGATCAATATGCTAATTCGATGATGCACGACACAAATCTTACGTTCAAAGTATCGCTTCATCGGGCGCACATGAGACATCGAAAGATAGCGTCCGAAAAAATGTCCAAACCTCAACCATTGGCCACAACTCTACTAG ATTTGCTGGTGGAATTTGTCGTATCACACCTGCTGAAAAAATTTCCCATCGAGCTATATTTACTGTGCATCGGCATAATACACCGAATAATTGTGTACCAAAAGCGATGCCGAGTCAGGCTAGCCTATCAATGGAAGGAATTATGGACGGCAATGATAAGTTTGCTCAAATTTCTTATTTACCAAGAGCAAAATTTGATCAAACGCTGTAACTTTTTTGAACTTGCACTACAG GTCGTTAACATATTAAATCTTTTCATAACATATGGAGATACGTTTTTGGCAACAACGAACAGCTATGATGAACTGTACTATGAATTGAATCGTGAAGAAAAAGTGTTTTGTGAATTGCATGCTCTGGTTTTAAGATACGCATCTTTGCAAGACTGCGAGTATAAGGAGGATGTAATACGATTGTTGAACGCGCTTTCGAATATTCTGGCGATTATTAagcattttcaattcaaaattAAAGAATGGCTAGCTAGCCAAAGCTTGTCGACGCCAACAGAGCAGCAAATCTTGGAGcagatacaaaaaaactacGATCTCACACTAAAACTACAGGACAGTCTGGACCACTATGAAAGATACAGTGAACGACCgaagcatgttttttttttcgctaacTTAGTGAAAGAAGTTATGACTGATACTAGAAAATCGGTTTATTATCTCgtcaaacaaagcaacaagaACAACGCATTAGAGTGCAACACAATAATTAGCCGTTCAGTTTCATCCGGAGGTTTGTCTTCATCTACTATGCCATTGTCAACTGAAAGCGCTACTTTAGCAGAGCACAATTGA
- the LOC125949984 gene encoding GRIP and coiled-coil domain-containing protein 1, translated as MESNNLGGCNKSTEYESIISSQKEQLNRYECRLKDIIIAYKGLAKEKAALEAAMQTFQKPLVQNTTEKNTNASSTSTGKVIASEMMNERQMQKLLMNIATLTEERNRIEDILKQERNQLRHELALKNETIQELTERLTALEKHGKFGLTASASANDQLNCEMNNENQLLTIRELKKMLVDERNLNEKLEMQLGDLKTQMLLIMPEPIPPGTNRNVKTLNPPVTDSVQSNETGSASLKESLQGLQLEMIHLKQQYERTVADEKMRVCVAEERSKRLAEVHEERVANLEARISELSEVIGKYDLLRERDKENISNLKETIALMQKNGESEAIACLPTHHESSMVVHGCLLEEHEPEHEQLGSTFLLEATSEKKLDVFHDESNELECYRRRYDQCINENRRLREELLLSQEHVTQLKQKLNKMKLSTERLEADFECKLSEYAIMQKRESVQHNEKINNLQVSFERQIGNLQDTLQKQRERSLAVMEEKDEEIKALRTSMEILSLSTATLRQQEHNYILHRETCNTQAISVFNESTSTLGLGSSYDPTTEEQHLLHYVQEIARKNVEISALRTSKNTIESTLRQTLQEKVFVEEKLKDEVARLEKEIERFRSNTNQEGSNLEYLKNVILSFLLTRNCDSRKHMTNAIAAVLKFDESEIQAINDVKI; from the exons ATGGAATCGAATAACTTGGGAGGATGTAACAAATCCACGGAGTATGAGTCAATCATAAGTTCACAAAAGGAGCAATTGAATCGATACGAATGCCGACTGAAAG ATATCATCATTGCCTACAAGGGTTTAGCGAAGGAAAAGGCTGCTTTGGAAGCCGCTATGCAGACATTTCAAAAACCACTAGTGCAAAACACAACTGAAAAAAATACTAACGCATCCTCAACGTCCACCGGAAAAGTAATTGCATCAGAGATGATGAATGAAAGACAGATGCAGAAACTTCTTATGAATATAGCAACTCTTACTGAAGAGCGCAACCGGATCGAAGACATTTTAAAACAAGAACGCAATCAGCTGCGGCATGAACTCGCCCTCAAAAATGAAACTATTCAAGAACTCACAGAACGCCTAACTGCCTTggaaaaacacggaaaattTGGGTTGACTGCTAGTGCTTCTGCTAATGATCAGCTTAATTGTGAGATGAATAATGAGAATCAGCTTCTTACAATTCGAGAACTTAAAAAGATGCTCGTCGATGAAcgaaatttgaatgaaaaacttGAAATGCAACTTGGTGACTTAAAAACTCAGATGCTCCTTATTATGCCAGAACCCATACCCCCAGGTACTAACCGCAACGTTAAGACCCTAAATCCACCCGTAACGGACAGTGTTCAGTCTAATGAGACTGGCAGTGCTAGTTTAAAAGAGTCTCTTCAGGGGCTACAATTGGAGATGATTCATTTAAAACAGCAATATGAACGTACGGTAGCCGACGAGAAGATGCGTGTTTGTGTAGCAGAGGAACGAAGTAAACGGCTGGCAGAGGTTCATGAAGAGCGTGTTGCGAACCTTGAGGCACGTATTTCAGAATTGAGCGAAGTCATAGGTAAATATGATCTTTTGAGAGAACGAGATAAAGAAAATATTAGTAATCTCAAAGAAACAATAGCACTGATGCAAAAAAATGGGGAATCAGAAGCAATCGCTTGTTTACCCACTCATCATGAATCGTCAATGGTTGTCCATGGATGCCTACTCGAAGAACACGAACCAGAACATGAACAGTTAGGATCAACATTTTTGTTAGAGGCAACTAGTGAAAAAAAGCTAGACGTCTTCCATGACGAATCAAACGAACTGGAATGTTATAGGCGGCGATACGACCAGTGTATTAATGAGAATCGAAGACTTCGTGAAGAGTTGCTTCTGAGCCAGGAACATGTTACTCAATTAAAACAGAAACTCAACAAAATGAAACTGTCAACAGAGCGACTAGAAGCTGACTTTGAATGTAAACTGTCTGAATATGCAATaatgcaaaaaagggaatcagTACAGCACAATGAGAAGATTAATAATTTGCAAGTGTCGTTCGAGCGTCAGATCGGAAATCTACAAGATACATTACAGAAACAACGTGAACGCTCACTGGCAGTaatggaagaaaaagatgaagaaattAAAGCGTTGCGTACATCGATGGAAATTCTGTCTCTTTCAACTGCCACATTACGCCAACAGGAACATAATTACATTTTGCATCGTGAGACCTGTAACACCCAAGCCATTAGTGTATTCAATGAGTCAACTTCAACACTCGGCCTAGGGTCTTCGTACGATCCTACGACAGAAGAACAACATTTGCTTCATTATGTACAAGAAATAGCTAGAAAGAACGTCGAAATCAGTGCGCTACGCACATCTAAAAACACAATCGAAAGCACACTTCGTCAAACATTGCAGGAAAAAGTATTTGTAGAAGAAAAGTTGAAAGATGAAGTAGCTCGAttggaaaaagaaattgaGCGCTTTCGGAGCAATACTAACCAAGAAGGTTCAAATttagaatatttaaaaaatgtaattctAAGTTTTCTTCTAACACGCAATTGCGACAGTAGAAAACATATGACGAACGCAATAGCTGCAGTTTTGAAATttgatgaaagtgaaattcaaGCGATAAACGATGTAAAGATATAA